CTTGCAGGCATCCTGCACCGTCCGCGCTACGGGCGTGTTGCGCACCCCCCGTTAGCCCTCCCGTCCGCGCCCCGGCCGACTCCCCGCCGACTCCTCGCCCACCCTCCCGTCCGCCCCCGCCGGCTCCTCGCCTGCGACCCCCCGGCCGGCTCCTCGCTACGGCAACAGACCCGCCCTGCGGGCCGCGACCACCGCCTCTCCCCGGGTGTGCGCGCCCAGCCTGCGCATCGCCGACCGGAGATAGCCCTTGACCGTCTCCGGGCGCAGCCCCAGCCGCTGGGCCGCCGCCGCGTTCGTCGCCCCCGCCGCCACGCACGCCAGCACGTCCAGCTCGCGCGCGGCGAGCGTGACCCGCTGATCGCCGCTGTCGGACGTGAGCAGCCCGCAGGCGTCGAGGAGTTCGGCGCGCAGGTCCGGGTCGGTGATCCGCGGGGCCAGGGCGCGCAGGGCCGCGTGCGCCTCGCGCACCAGCTCCCAGTCGGCCCCCGCACCGGCCCCCGCACCACCGGTGCCCGCACGGGACCCTCCGCTCGCGCCGCCCGGCCAGGCCGCCGCCGACAGCAGGTCGCGCACCTCGTCCCCGACCACCAGCGCCTGTTCCACGTCCCGCGCCACCTGCACGGCCGCCGTCAGCGTGCGGTCGCCCAGCGGCTGCGCCGTGCGCAGAGCGCCGTACAGCACCCCGCGCACCCGGCGTCGTACGACGACCGGGATCGCCAGCACCGAGCGCAGGCCCTCCTCGGCGACGGCCGCGTCGTACTCGTGGCTGATCTGCCGCGAGAGGGAGTAGTCGACCACGGCGCACGGGCGGGCCAGCGCGACCGCCTTGCCGCCGAGGCCGTTGCCCGGGGTCACCGCGATGCCGCGCAGCGCGAGACCGGTCGCGCCGCTGAACTCGCTGATCCGCATCCGCTGCCGCCCCGGCTCCACCAGGCCGCCGAAGGCGACCGGCAGTCCCGTCGCGCGCCGCAGTCGCGCCGGCGCGGCGCGCATCTCCATCGTTCCGGCCGCGTCTGCCGCCACGTTCTCGCCCTTTCCGTGCGGCTGGGTGCCCGCACACCCCCGTTCGGGGGTAGTGAGACCTGCATCACGGATTACACGATGGCAGAGAGCCGCCCGGCAATGGTCCGGCACCACGGGAGTGAACCCCAGGGCGCATCGGCTCGGCACGCCCCGGCGGTGGACGACCGCGAACGAGGAGGACAGATGACGACGGCGACGGCGACAGCGACGCAGCGATTCCGCACGGCCCGCGACTTCCTGCTGGAACACCGTGAGGACTACACGACCGCCTACGAGCGTTTCGAGTGGCCCCGTCCGGAGCACTTCAACTGGGCCCTCGACTGGTTCGACGTCATCGCCGACGGCAACGACCGCACCGCCCTGCACATCGTCGAGGAGGACGGTTCGCAGGCCCGGCTCACCTTCGCCGAGCTGTCGGAGCGCTCCGACCGGGTCGCGAACTGGCTGCGCGGGCGCGGGGTCGGCGCCGAGGACCGGATCCTCGTCATGCTCGGCAACCAGGCCGAACTGTGGGAGATCGCGCTGGCCGCGATGAAACTGCGCGCCGTAGTCATCCCGGCCACCCCGCTGCTCGGCCCGGCCGACCTGACCGACCGCGTCGAACGCGGCCAGGTCCGGCACGTCCTCGCCCGGTCCGCGGACACCGGCAAGTTCGACGAGGTCCCGGGCCGCTTCACGCGCATCGCGGTCGGCGGCGCCCCCGAGGGCTGGCAGCCGTACGAGGACGCGTACACCGCCCCGGCCGGCTTCACCCCCGACGGCCCCACCCTCGCCGACGACCCGCTGATGCTCTACTTCACCTCCGGCACCACCGCCCGCCCCAAGCTCGTCGAGCACACCCACACGTCGTATCCGATCGGGCACCTGTCGACGATGTACTGGATCGGGCTCCGCCCCGGCGACGTGCACCTCAACATCTCCTCGCCCGGCTGGGCCAAGCACGCCTGGTCCAACCTCTTCGCCCCGTGGAACGCCGAGGCGACCGTCTTCATCCACAACTACACCCGCTTCGACCCGGCCCGGCTCATGGCGGAGATGGACCGGGCGGGGGTGACGACCTTCTGCGCCCCGCCCACCGTCTGGCGCATGCTCATCCAGGCCGACCTCACCCAACTGCGCACCCCGCCCCGCGAGGCCGTGGCCGCGGGCGAGCCCCTCAACCCCGAGGTCATCGAGCAGGTGCGGCGCGCCTGGGGGCTGACCGTCCGGGACGGCTTCGGCCAGACCGAGACGGCCGTGCAGATCGCCAACAGCCCCGGACAGGAACTGAAGACCGGCTCGATGGGCCGGCCCGGCCCCGGCTACCGGGTGGAGCTCCTCGACCCGGTGTCCGGCGCGCCGGGCGCGGCGGAGGGCGAGATCGCGCTCGACCTGTCGGCCCGCCCGGTCGGCCTGATGACCGGCTACCACGGCGACCCCGACCGTACGGCGGAGGCGATGGCCGGCGGCTACTACCGCACCGGCGACATCGGCAGCCGGGACGAGAACGGCTACATCACGTACGTCGGGCGGGCCGACGACGTCTTCAAGGCCTCCGACTACAAGATCAGCCCCTTCGAGCTGGAGAGCGCGCTGCTGGAGCACGAGGCGGTCGCCGAGGCGGCCGTCGTCCCCGCCCCGGACGAACTGCGCCTGGCCGTGCCCAAGGCGTACGTCGTCCTCGCCGAGGGCTGGGAGCCGGGCCCCGACACCGCGAAGGTGCTGTTCGAGCACTCCCGCCAGGTCCTCGCCCCCTACAAGCGGGTCCGCCGCCTGGAGTTCGCGCCGCTGCCCAAGACCGTCAGCGGCAAGATCCGCCGCATCGAGCTGCGCGAGGCGACGGCGGCGGGCTCGGCGGACGAGTACCGCGAGGAAGACTTCAGGTGACCTCGCCCACGATCGAACTGCGGGAGAAGTACGGCCGTCAGCGGCCGGCGGTCAGCGGTCGCCGCCTCGGGCGTCGAGGGCGTCGGCAACCGCGTTGACCGGCTGCGGGGTGCCCGTGAGGTCCAGGACGAACAGCGGGACGCGTAGCTGGTCGGCGCGGGCGCGGGCGTCGTCGGCGTATCCGGCGAGGGAGAAGTAGACGCAGTCCGCGGACTCCGTCATGGCCGTCAGCCACAGACACTCCACGTCGCGCAGCGAGGCCGGGTGCACGCTCGGGTCCACCTGGGCCAGCAGCCCGCGGGCGGCGAGGCCGACGCCGGAGGTGGGCCGCTGGTCGGCCCGCCGGATGTCCCCGTGCCCGAGCCAGTTCAGATACAGCGCGGTGGCCGTGACGGCGTCGCGTGCGGTGCGGATGGCGATGGGGCGGAAGGTGCGCGGTCGCGCCGACTGGGCGGGTGCCGACGGCGGGAGCGGTGGGGACGGCGTCGGCGTCGCGGGCTCCCGGGTGGCATGCGGGGCGGCGTACGGGGTGGCCACCGGGATGCGTAGCACCGTGCCGCAGGCGCAGCCCAGTTCCGGGTGCGGCCACTGGTCCCGGCGGCCGCAGGCGGGGCAGCGAAGGGCGATCCAGTCGTCGTCCCACGTGCGGTGTGCGACGGTCGTCGGCGCCGTCCGCCGGTCGAGGACCGGCGTGACGGGGGCACCGCACGCGCAGGGGTAGGAAGGCGCGGTGTACAGGCGCTCGCGCCGACAGGCCGGGCAACGCACCGGCACGCTCTCGGGCATGGCCCCCATCGTCCTCCTTCGGCCCCCGCTTGTCCGTCTCTTGACGACCTTCGCGCACCCACTTACATTGCTTCCAGATAGCAGAAAACTGTTTCCGCAATGCGGAAAGAGAATGGGAAGAGGAGTTCTCGCCGCGGGGCGCGACGGGAGAGCGAATCCGACAGTCGAAGCAGCCGAAGCAGTCGAAGCAGGAGTACTCCATGGCTCGTATGACCGCTGCCCGCGCGGCAGTCGAGATCCTCAAGCGCGAGGGCGTCACCAGCGCGTTCGGTGTCCCCGGCGCGGCGATCAACCCCTTCTACGCGGCACTGAGGGCCGCCGGCGGCATCACCCACACCCTCGCCCGCCATGTCGAGGGCGCCTCGCACATGGCCGAGGGCTACACCCGCACCCGCCCGGGCAACATCGGCGTCTGCATCGGCACTTCAGGTCCGGCCGGCACCGACATGATCACCGGGCTGTACTCCGCCCTCGGCGACTCGATCCCGATCCTGGCCATCACGGGCCAGGCCCCGACCGCCGTGATCCACAAGGAGGACTTCCAGGCCGTCGACATCGCCTCCATCGCCAAGCCGGTGACCAAGATGGCGGTCACCGTCCTGGAGGCGGCGCAGGTTCCCGGCGTCTTCCAGCAGGCCTTCCACCTCATGCGCTCCGGCCGGCCGGGCCCGGTCCTGATCGACCTGCCGGTCGACGTCCAGCAGACGGAGATCGAGTTCGACCCGGACACGTACGAACCGCTGCCCGTCTACAAGCCGGTCGCGTCCCGCGCGCAGATCGAGAAGGCGGTCCGGATGCTGAACGCCTCCGAGCGCCCGCTGATCGTCGCGGGCGGCGGTGTCATCACCGCCGACGCCACCGAACTCCTCGTGGAATTCGCCGAGTTGACGGGCACTCCGGTCATCCCGACCCTGATGGGCTGGGGCGCGATCCCCGACGACCACGAGCTGAACGCCGGCATGGTCGGCCTCCAGACCTCCCACCGCTACGGCAACGCGACCTTCCTGGAATCCGACTTCGTCCTCGGCATCGGCAACCGCTGGGCCAACCGCCACACCGGCCGCGTCGACGTCTACACGAAGGGCCGCACCTTCGT
The Streptomyces sp. NBC_01485 genome window above contains:
- a CDS encoding response regulator transcription factor, with the protein product MAADAAGTMEMRAAPARLRRATGLPVAFGGLVEPGRQRMRISEFSGATGLALRGIAVTPGNGLGGKAVALARPCAVVDYSLSRQISHEYDAAVAEEGLRSVLAIPVVVRRRVRGVLYGALRTAQPLGDRTLTAAVQVARDVEQALVVGDEVRDLLSAAAWPGGASGGSRAGTGGAGAGAGADWELVREAHAALRALAPRITDPDLRAELLDACGLLTSDSGDQRVTLAARELDVLACVAAGATNAAAAQRLGLRPETVKGYLRSAMRRLGAHTRGEAVVAARRAGLLP
- the gcl gene encoding glyoxylate carboligase, producing the protein MARMTAARAAVEILKREGVTSAFGVPGAAINPFYAALRAAGGITHTLARHVEGASHMAEGYTRTRPGNIGVCIGTSGPAGTDMITGLYSALGDSIPILAITGQAPTAVIHKEDFQAVDIASIAKPVTKMAVTVLEAAQVPGVFQQAFHLMRSGRPGPVLIDLPVDVQQTEIEFDPDTYEPLPVYKPVASRAQIEKAVRMLNASERPLIVAGGGVITADATELLVEFAELTGTPVIPTLMGWGAIPDDHELNAGMVGLQTSHRYGNATFLESDFVLGIGNRWANRHTGRVDVYTKGRTFVHVDVEPTQIGRIFAPDYGIASDAKAALELLVTVARELKAAGTLPDRSAWATAAQEKKATLQRRTHFDDIPIKPQRVYEEMNKAFGPETRYVTTIGLSQIAGAQMLHVYRPRHWINCGQAGPLGWTIPAALGVAKADPEAQVVALSGDYDFQFMVEELAVGAQHKIPYVHVLVNNAYLGLIRQAQRAFDIDFQVKLEFENVNSPELGVYGVDHVKVAEGLGCKAIRVTDPAELGAAFEQAKKLAAEFQVPVVVEAILERVTNISMSVTNDIGNIVEFEELATEPEHAPTSIRPLKV
- a CDS encoding AMP-binding protein, producing the protein MTTATATATQRFRTARDFLLEHREDYTTAYERFEWPRPEHFNWALDWFDVIADGNDRTALHIVEEDGSQARLTFAELSERSDRVANWLRGRGVGAEDRILVMLGNQAELWEIALAAMKLRAVVIPATPLLGPADLTDRVERGQVRHVLARSADTGKFDEVPGRFTRIAVGGAPEGWQPYEDAYTAPAGFTPDGPTLADDPLMLYFTSGTTARPKLVEHTHTSYPIGHLSTMYWIGLRPGDVHLNISSPGWAKHAWSNLFAPWNAEATVFIHNYTRFDPARLMAEMDRAGVTTFCAPPTVWRMLIQADLTQLRTPPREAVAAGEPLNPEVIEQVRRAWGLTVRDGFGQTETAVQIANSPGQELKTGSMGRPGPGYRVELLDPVSGAPGAAEGEIALDLSARPVGLMTGYHGDPDRTAEAMAGGYYRTGDIGSRDENGYITYVGRADDVFKASDYKISPFELESALLEHEAVAEAAVVPAPDELRLAVPKAYVVLAEGWEPGPDTAKVLFEHSRQVLAPYKRVRRLEFAPLPKTVSGKIRRIELREATAAGSADEYREEDFR